Within the Bacteroidota bacterium genome, the region AGGCTGCATCAACATGAAACCAAAGATTGTATCTTTTTGCAATATCAGAAATGGGTTCTATTGGATCAACAGTTCCGGTATTGGTAGTCCCCGCTGTTGCAACAACAAAGAAAGGGTTCAATCCTTTTTCTTTATCTTTGATAATAGTATTTTCCAACTCACTTACCGAAATTTTTAAATTATCATCTAAAGGAATATATCTTAAAACAGCTTCATTTAAGCCGGCAATTCGAATAGCTTTTTGTATAGAATGATGTGCCTGTTCCGATAAGTAAATTACCGATTTATGAAAGTCATGGGCCTTGAGCTTAAAAGTTTCTCTTGCAGTTACAATAGCAGTTAAATTAGCAGCAGAACCACCAGAGGTTAAATTACCTATCGCATTTTCAGAATATCCCATTATACGACACATCCAGCGAACTAGCATGTTCTCCAAACGAACAGCTCCGGGTGATGTAAAATAAATACCTGCATAGCGATTGTTGACCGCCGCAATATAATCTCCCAGGGCAGAAGGGTAGAGCCCTCCACCTGGTATATATCCCATATGTCCACCCGAGGCAGGATTTATCCCTACTTCGTCAATATTTTTAGTAGTGCTTTCTAATAAAGTTGATAATTCGGTTGCCTCTTCTGTAATATCCAAATTGTAAATATCTTTTCCACCGTTTTCGGAATAGTAATAGGCTTTTCCTGTATCCAATTTATTAATGAAAGTATTGGAATAATTTAAAACCTGAG harbors:
- a CDS encoding aminotransferase class V-fold PLP-dependent enzyme translates to MIDKIKELEKLSKLLDPIQKQRDEWNTQVLNYSNTFINKLDTGKAYYYSENGGKDIYNLDITEEATELSTLLESTTKNIDEVGINPASGGHMGYIPGGGLYPSALGDYIAAVNNRYAGIYFTSPGAVRLENMLVRWMCRIMGYSENAIGNLTSGGSAANLTAIVTARETFKLKAHDFHKSVIYLSEQAHHSIQKAIRIAGLNEAVLRYIPLDDNLKISVSELENTIIKDKEKGLNPFFVVATAGTTNTGTVDPIEPISDIAKRYNLWFHVDAAYGGFFKLVSEMREQFKGIENADSITLDPHKTLFLPFGTGAILIKDKEAILKAHHYLADYMQDTIDVNEEISPADISLELTKHFRGMRMWLPLKMFGLKSFRAALEEKLYLTRYFYNEIQKLDGFNVGPEPDLSVAMFRYVPKSKNADTFNKMLIQYIQKDGRIFLSSTTINGIYWIRVAVVTFRTHLEQIDLLLKIIKEKVKEIETKNLKK